Proteins co-encoded in one Dehalogenimonas sp. WBC-2 genomic window:
- a CDS encoding GTP cyclohydrolase I — translation MYFLISRRKTGRKRCRPQIQERMATDIANAIMEGLSPDGVGVVITAEHMCMTMRGIKKPGVTSALRGGFAKRAATRAEFMSLIR, via the coding sequence ATATATTTTCTTATTTCCCGTCGAAAGACAGGCCGTAAGAGGTGCCGCCCCCAGATTCAGGAGCGCATGGCCACCGATATCGCCAATGCCATCATGGAAGGTCTCAGCCCTGACGGTGTAGGTGTCGTCATTACCGCGGAGCACATGTGCATGACCATGCGCGGTATCAAGAAGCCCGGCGTCACATCGGCCTTACGAGGCGGCTTCGCCAAACGCGCCGCCACCCGCGCCGAGTTTATGTCACTGATTCGGTGA
- a CDS encoding GTP cyclohydrolase I: MIDEDAIKTAVESILKAIGDDPEREGLKETPRRVAQMYSEIFSGMDRDPVEDLKVGYELGHREMVILKDIPFYSMCEHHLLPFSGVVHIGYVPGKDGRVVGISKLARVVETIARRPQIQERMATDIANAIMEGLSPDGVGVVITAEHMCMTMRGIKKPGSRVVTSALRGGFAKRAATRAEFMSLIQG; this comes from the coding sequence TTGATTGATGAAGATGCCATAAAAACCGCCGTTGAAAGCATACTGAAAGCCATCGGCGATGATCCTGAACGTGAAGGTCTCAAAGAAACCCCCCGCCGCGTCGCCCAGATGTATTCAGAGATTTTCAGCGGTATGGACAGGGACCCGGTGGAAGACCTCAAGGTTGGTTATGAACTCGGTCACCGGGAAATGGTTATCCTGAAAGACATCCCTTTTTATTCTATGTGTGAGCACCACTTATTGCCCTTTTCAGGTGTCGTTCACATCGGCTATGTGCCCGGCAAAGATGGCCGCGTCGTCGGTATCTCCAAGCTGGCCCGGGTGGTTGAGACCATCGCCCGCCGCCCCCAGATCCAGGAGCGCATGGCCACTGATATTGCAAATGCCATCATGGAAGGTCTCAGTCCTGACGGTGTCGGTGTCGTCATAACCGCCGAGCACATGTGCATGACCATGCGCGGTATCAAGAAGCCCGGCTCCCGGGTCGTCACGTCGGCCTTACGAGGCGGCTTCGCCAAACGAGCCGCCACCCGCGCCGAGTTTATGTCGCTGATTCAGGGTTAG
- a CDS encoding threonine synthase codes for MKNGVIARYKKYLPVSAKTPLITLGEGDTPLVRSSRLEKELGVKELYFKLESCNPSGSFKDRGMVMAVAKALESDYKAVVCASTGNTSASASAYAASAGIESIIVIPKGKITLGKLAQAIVYGARIIMIDGNFDDALRMVQELAQKHPIALVNSVNPNRIEGQKTAAFEICDALGSAPDQLFLPVGNAGNITAYWKGFKEYRDAGIVMSTPKMMGFQAAGAAPIVLGHPVDKPETIATAIRIGNPASWKQAVAARDESGGIIDSVTDDEILAAYHFMAEKGGIFGEPASAASLAGLIKLRGKGHDFSDSRAVCVITGSGLKDADTAIKGFSGQFIEVAANLSAMEKALNL; via the coding sequence ATGAAAAACGGCGTCATCGCCCGATATAAAAAATACTTGCCGGTAAGCGCTAAAACGCCGCTCATTACCCTGGGTGAGGGCGATACGCCGCTGGTGCGTTCCTCCCGGTTAGAAAAAGAACTTGGCGTCAAAGAGCTTTATTTCAAATTAGAAAGCTGCAATCCTTCCGGTTCCTTCAAGGACCGCGGCATGGTCATGGCCGTCGCCAAGGCGCTGGAATCAGACTATAAGGCTGTCGTTTGCGCCTCCACCGGCAATACCTCAGCCTCCGCTTCGGCTTATGCCGCTTCCGCTGGTATCGAATCTATTATCGTTATCCCCAAAGGCAAGATCACCCTGGGCAAGCTGGCCCAGGCCATCGTCTATGGGGCCAGGATCATCATGATTGACGGCAACTTTGATGATGCCCTGAGGATGGTTCAGGAGCTGGCACAGAAGCACCCTATCGCTCTGGTCAATTCAGTCAATCCTAACCGCATAGAAGGCCAGAAGACCGCCGCTTTTGAGATCTGCGATGCGCTGGGTTCAGCGCCCGACCAGCTATTCCTGCCGGTGGGCAACGCTGGCAACATCACCGCCTACTGGAAAGGTTTCAAGGAATACCGTGACGCCGGTATTGTTATGTCAACCCCTAAGATGATGGGCTTCCAGGCGGCAGGCGCTGCCCCTATCGTCCTGGGCCATCCGGTGGATAAACCTGAAACCATTGCCACCGCCATCCGCATCGGTAATCCGGCTTCATGGAAACAGGCCGTTGCGGCGCGGGATGAATCCGGTGGCATCATTGACTCTGTCACTGATGATGAGATACTTGCCGCCTACCATTTCATGGCTGAGAAAGGCGGCATCTTTGGTGAACCGGCCTCCGCCGCCTCCCTGGCCGGGCTGATCAAGCTGCGGGGTAAAGGCCATGATTTCAGCGACAGCCGCGCTGTTTGTGTCATCACCGGCAGCGGTCTTAAAGACGCGGACACCGCCATTAAAGGCTTCTCCGGTCAGTTCATAGAAGTAGCTGCCAACCTTTCCGCCATGGAAAAAGCCCTCAACCTGTAA
- a CDS encoding Homoserine dehydrogenase produces the protein MTKRNIGIGLIGIGVIGGAVATELRNRAARLSEQIGCPVELRRIKVAPQDLTRPIVAEFAPGLFTTDDDDFFNTPGLDIVIEAMGGEYPAFNYLERALSAGLHVVSSNKEVIAKHAAELLDLARRHNVGLRFEASVGGGIPLLQPFQYDLSANEIKGIYAIINGTTNYILTRMASEGIEFADALKQAQQLGYAERNPANDIEGFDSVYKLAIMAMLAFQTEVKPDDIYREGITQLESRDFEYAAELGFVIKLLAIAREADGAVELRVHPVFVPYDNFLANIDGVFNAALITGDLVGDVIFSGQGAGALATSSAVIGDVLAAAQDVASSSGNRMRWRLNSGKRLLPMSDVVTRYYFRLEVADKPGVLADIASVFGDNGISIASVIQKEVDEAVETAEVVIMTHLARESAVTQAVDSLRQLTSIKAVNNFVRVGI, from the coding sequence ATGACTAAACGCAATATTGGAATCGGGCTGATAGGTATCGGCGTTATTGGCGGTGCCGTAGCCACGGAATTGCGTAACCGCGCCGCCCGGCTTTCTGAGCAGATCGGCTGCCCGGTTGAATTGCGCCGCATCAAGGTGGCCCCCCAGGACCTGACCCGGCCGATTGTTGCCGAATTCGCCCCGGGACTTTTCACCACCGATGACGATGACTTTTTTAATACCCCCGGCCTGGATATTGTTATTGAAGCCATGGGCGGTGAATACCCGGCCTTCAACTATCTGGAACGGGCGCTGTCGGCCGGCCTCCATGTTGTCAGTTCAAACAAGGAAGTCATCGCAAAGCACGCCGCTGAACTGCTTGATTTGGCGCGCCGGCACAACGTCGGGCTGAGGTTTGAGGCCAGCGTCGGTGGCGGCATCCCCCTGTTGCAGCCTTTCCAATACGACCTGTCCGCCAATGAGATCAAAGGCATCTACGCCATTATCAATGGCACCACCAACTACATCCTGACCCGCATGGCGTCAGAAGGCATAGAATTCGCCGACGCCCTTAAACAGGCTCAGCAATTGGGCTACGCCGAGCGCAATCCGGCTAACGATATTGAAGGCTTCGACTCGGTATATAAACTGGCTATCATGGCCATGCTGGCTTTCCAGACAGAGGTCAAGCCCGACGATATCTACCGTGAAGGCATCACTCAACTTGAATCCAGAGACTTTGAGTACGCCGCTGAACTGGGCTTTGTCATTAAACTGCTGGCCATTGCACGGGAGGCTGACGGTGCCGTGGAACTGCGCGTTCACCCGGTCTTCGTGCCCTATGACAACTTCCTGGCCAATATAGATGGTGTCTTTAATGCCGCCTTGATCACCGGAGACCTGGTTGGTGATGTCATCTTTTCCGGCCAGGGCGCTGGCGCTCTGGCAACCTCATCGGCAGTCATCGGTGATGTGCTGGCCGCCGCCCAGGATGTCGCTTCATCCTCTGGCAACCGCATGCGCTGGCGTCTTAACAGCGGCAAGCGTTTGTTGCCGATGAGTGACGTGGTAACCCGCTACTACTTCCGGCTTGAAGTAGCTGACAAGCCGGGTGTTCTGGCTGATATCGCCTCGGTGTTCGGGGACAACGGCATCAGCATCGCCTCGGTCATTCAAAAAGAAGTAGATGAGGCGGTAGAGACCGCTGAGGTGGTCATCATGACTCACCTGGCGCGTGAGAGCGCCGTAACTCAGGCCGTTGACAGTCTGCGGCAGTTGACATCCATTAAGGCGGTCAATAATTTCGTCAGGGTTGGGATTTAA